Proteins encoded together in one Thermophilibacter immobilis window:
- a CDS encoding amino acid ABC transporter permease: MTMVSMLGGGFLVSLQIFAFTLVGSLPLGMLVAFARMSRVKPLALLARLYISLMRGTPLMLQMFAIYFVPYYVFGIDLSPDSKWQATIVAFIVNYAAYFAEIYRSGIQSIPRGQYEAAEVLGYSGAQTFMRIVLPQVVKRIMPAMTNEIITLVKDTSLAFSIGVIEMFTVAKQLVASQVSMLPFMIAALFYWVFNLLIELAASRVERKLSYYHD; encoded by the coding sequence ATGACCATGGTCAGCATGCTGGGCGGGGGCTTCCTCGTGAGCCTGCAGATCTTCGCTTTCACGCTCGTGGGCTCGCTGCCGCTCGGCATGCTCGTCGCCTTCGCGCGGATGAGTCGCGTGAAGCCGCTGGCGCTTCTCGCCCGGCTCTACATCTCCCTCATGCGCGGCACCCCCCTCATGTTGCAGATGTTCGCCATCTACTTCGTGCCGTACTACGTCTTTGGCATCGACCTCTCCCCTGACAGCAAGTGGCAGGCCACGATCGTGGCGTTCATCGTCAACTACGCCGCCTACTTCGCCGAGATCTACCGTTCGGGCATACAGTCCATCCCGCGTGGCCAGTACGAGGCCGCCGAGGTCCTGGGCTACTCCGGCGCGCAGACGTTCATGCGCATCGTCTTGCCCCAGGTGGTCAAGCGCATCATGCCGGCCATGACCAACGAGATCATCACCCTGGTCAAGGACACGTCCCTGGCGTTCTCCATCGGCGTCATCGAGATGTTCACGGTGGCCAAGCAGCTCGTGGCCAGCCAGGTGAGCATGCTGCCGTTCATGATCGCCGCCCTGTTCTACTGGGTGTTCAACCTGCTCATCGAGCTGGCGGCCTCCCGCGTCGAGAGAAAGCTGAGCTACTACCATGACTAG
- a CDS encoding class I mannose-6-phosphate isomerase, which produces MSSYVTRPKVRVNTQETALHGYAPIHEKIAHSLEEVMSSCSDRVVLALECYPGTDHEELLAQLIEPLGPSLTLFADDYAQSVARVQERIKDCITEDRVFGVISHYTIDQFFEEPRIEEARQKIAAAQGLVVVYGMGTTVLCEPDLVVYASLTRWEVQCRYRRGVANWKANNPGEDALRKFKRGYFFEWRVADRQKSALFDTIDFLIDVNVADDPRMVSGDAYRAALGQVASQPFRLVPYFDASVWGGHWMQERFGLDPDASNFGWAFDGVPEENSVLLDFGGVDVEIPAQDVVFSHPVELMGPKVHARFGTDYPIRFDYLDTMGGGNLSLQVHPLVAYIQDRFGMAYTQDESYYILDATADSCVYLGVKTGTDKDEMFASLRRAASGKEQFADERYMNKIPVAKHDHVHIPAGTVHAGGAGTVILEISATPYIFTFKLWDWGRVGLDGLPRPVHLDHGERNVLVERDTACAEGRLTDRVGAPHEDLSQEPGVRVEKTGLADEEFIETRRYWFRDAATLSTFESVNELNLVEGESVVVEGPDGSFSPLPVHYGETFIVPERVGTYRIRNTGDPSKEVAVIQAFVRNL; this is translated from the coding sequence ATGAGCAGCTACGTCACACGCCCCAAGGTCCGCGTGAACACCCAGGAGACCGCGCTGCACGGGTACGCGCCCATCCACGAGAAGATCGCGCACTCCTTGGAGGAGGTCATGTCCTCGTGCTCCGATCGGGTGGTGCTCGCACTCGAGTGCTACCCAGGGACGGATCATGAGGAGCTTCTCGCCCAGCTGATCGAGCCCCTGGGCCCCTCGCTCACGCTCTTCGCGGACGACTACGCCCAGAGCGTCGCGCGGGTGCAGGAGCGCATCAAGGACTGCATCACCGAAGACCGGGTCTTCGGGGTGATATCTCACTACACAATCGACCAGTTCTTCGAGGAGCCCCGCATTGAGGAGGCCCGTCAGAAGATCGCCGCAGCTCAAGGGCTCGTTGTGGTCTATGGCATGGGGACGACCGTCCTGTGCGAGCCCGACCTCGTGGTCTACGCGAGCCTCACGCGCTGGGAGGTTCAGTGCCGTTATCGCCGGGGCGTCGCGAACTGGAAGGCGAACAACCCCGGCGAGGACGCTCTGCGCAAGTTCAAGCGCGGCTACTTCTTTGAGTGGCGCGTGGCCGACCGCCAGAAGAGCGCCCTCTTTGACACGATTGACTTTCTCATTGACGTGAACGTCGCCGATGACCCCCGCATGGTGAGCGGGGACGCCTATCGCGCGGCCCTGGGCCAGGTCGCGAGCCAGCCCTTCCGCCTCGTGCCGTACTTTGACGCGAGCGTATGGGGCGGTCACTGGATGCAGGAGCGCTTTGGGCTCGACCCGGACGCCTCCAACTTCGGGTGGGCGTTCGACGGGGTGCCCGAGGAGAACTCGGTCCTTCTCGACTTTGGCGGCGTGGATGTGGAGATCCCCGCGCAGGACGTGGTCTTCTCGCATCCCGTCGAGCTCATGGGCCCCAAGGTCCATGCGCGCTTTGGGACGGACTACCCCATCCGCTTCGACTATCTGGACACCATGGGTGGCGGGAACCTGAGCCTGCAGGTTCACCCCCTCGTCGCATACATCCAGGACCGCTTTGGCATGGCCTACACGCAGGACGAGAGCTACTACATCCTGGATGCGACTGCAGATTCCTGCGTCTACCTCGGCGTCAAGACGGGAACCGACAAGGACGAGATGTTCGCCTCCCTCAGGCGCGCCGCTTCCGGCAAGGAGCAGTTCGCAGACGAGCGCTACATGAACAAGATTCCGGTCGCCAAGCACGATCACGTGCATATTCCCGCCGGCACCGTGCACGCGGGCGGTGCTGGAACCGTCATCCTGGAGATCAGCGCCACGCCCTACATCTTCACCTTCAAACTCTGGGACTGGGGCCGGGTGGGCCTCGACGGGCTTCCGCGCCCCGTCCACCTGGATCACGGGGAGCGCAACGTCCTGGTCGAGCGCGATACCGCATGCGCCGAAGGTCGTCTCACGGACCGCGTCGGCGCCCCGCACGAGGACCTCTCCCAGGAGCCCGGCGTGCGCGTGGAGAAGACCGGCCTTGCCGATGAGGAGTTTATCGAGACCAGGCGCTACTGGTTCAGGGACGCGGCGACGCTCTCCACGTTCGAGAGCGTGAACGAGCTCAACCTCGTCGAGGGGGAGTCGGTCGTCGTGGAGGGCCCGGATGGATCCTTCTCGCCGCTGCCCGTGCACTATGGGGAGACCTTCATCGTCCCGGAGCGCGTAGGGACCTATCGCATCAGGAACACGGGGGACCCCTCGAAGGAGGTCGCGGTCATCCAGGCGTTCGTGCGCAACCTCTAG
- a CDS encoding Crp/Fnr family transcriptional regulator: MTTDPSALLARLLPVWKELADEERAACARHTNVRRFRTSEHIQGRDAGCAGVLLVAEGSLRAYMLSESGREITLFRVETGECCVLAASCILPMIGFDIALDAASDCKLLVMDPGFFSDLIEKNVHVEAFAYRQTALRFSDCMWVMQQVLFSSFDARLAAFLLDELARTGETHLVVTHDEIARHLGSAREVVSRMLKYFEHEGLVALSRGSVDVLDRSGLRALV, encoded by the coding sequence GTGACCACCGATCCTTCTGCGCTCCTCGCTCGTCTTCTTCCTGTCTGGAAGGAGCTGGCAGACGAGGAGCGCGCTGCGTGCGCCCGCCACACGAACGTCCGGCGGTTCCGCACGAGCGAGCATATCCAGGGAAGAGACGCAGGCTGCGCGGGTGTGCTGCTCGTGGCGGAGGGGAGCCTGAGGGCCTACATGCTCTCTGAGTCCGGGCGCGAGATCACGCTCTTTCGCGTGGAGACCGGCGAGTGCTGCGTGCTCGCCGCCTCGTGCATCCTGCCCATGATTGGCTTTGACATCGCACTCGACGCCGCCTCGGACTGCAAGTTGCTTGTTATGGACCCCGGCTTCTTCTCTGACCTCATCGAGAAGAACGTGCACGTCGAGGCCTTCGCGTACCGTCAGACGGCGCTACGCTTCAGCGACTGCATGTGGGTCATGCAACAGGTGCTGTTCTCGAGCTTCGACGCGCGACTCGCCGCGTTTCTCCTCGACGAGCTGGCCCGTACGGGAGAGACGCACCTTGTGGTGACGCACGACGAGATCGCGCGGCACCTGGGCAGCGCCCGCGAGGTGGTCTCGCGCATGCTCAAGTACTTCGAGCACGAGGGCCTCGTGGCGCTTTCGCGCGGTTCCGTCGACGTGCTCGATCGATCCGGGCTGCGCGCGCTTGTGTGA
- a CDS encoding FtsX-like permease family protein, with protein MASPRGSFHRAFDRGVLRTIRGSLKRFVALATITALGVTMIIGLKAACVDLRTSADTFFDDQNLFDVRVQSTLGLTDEDVAALASLNGVENVEGGWSESVYTTVGSGSEKVDVKALSPTGMNAPVVLEGHLPTRDDQIAVTQRYLDESGLSLGDTLTFHGDGDGEDGSTEVFERKEYTIIATVLDPMDINAGEGSMSFRSSGGAQYSFFVLPSCVTSDAADAYTVAYLTVDGARDPLCYSDDYTDAVEPVKQSIEDAREEREAARGAGLRADANQEIDEQEADALSQLSDAEDQIDDAQAQLDSGRAQLDQGRSELSSQEASAHAQLADAQAQIDASYAQINAAQDQVDAGLTQLASGLGCDVGGIPAALAAQHDQLVAGRASAETSATMLSSLMGDAWPADEWARLSSVTSEEEAEAAATAFSSKLDPFINTATTSLDELITYVSSPEFGQAMDQVGNVYDNLPDTVKQRLDGLLADVPEGVRASLQGILGMSQDQMVERLTSVRTQMQSAFEQLKALAPGMAQIVAGEHQLSEAQAGYQRLVASRAQVTAARAEVDAGATQLSSERASALAQIADGWDQLDASASTLAEGQDELASSRATFEGERDDALAQIADARDQVSDIPDAVWYVQDRSSLASYASVDSDASSIETIGTVIPIVFFVVAVLISLTTMTRMVEEERELIGLYKALGYSRGRILSKYVLYALAACAAGGLVGNVLGFVALPAIIFTIFSTMYALPGFLYGFDFVYALGSIAVFALGIVGATVLTCSHELRELPASLMRPKAPKQGARIFLERIGPVWRRLSFLGKVTARNIFRYKRRFLMTVLGIAGCTALLVTGFGIRDTVLSLPARQYGSGGVIGYDLMAVTSPDDLDAVAADLSSDDAVLDLQRVYVDQLTASYGGTHESVQLIVVPDGSSLDGYVRLVDDTGDELDPSAGTGAVITKNAEQVMGFSAGDELELQDSTLVEASTQVDGIALNYLGNTVFMTQSAYEVAFDATCEPNAVLARLTGSPDEQVAFADQLSQDGRMLSVVSTQKLVSDFSSAFTLINTVVYVIIVLAAALSFTVVFTLSNTNISERERELATIKILGFKRPEVHRYINKETLILTGMGVVCGLPLGYALARSLTWILRMPSLYFDVVVDPATYVISAAFACAFTLIVNALTNRSLDRVDMVGALKSAE; from the coding sequence ATGGCCTCTCCTCGCGGCAGCTTCCACCGGGCCTTTGACCGAGGCGTTCTGCGCACGATCCGGGGCAGCCTCAAACGCTTCGTGGCGCTCGCCACGATCACGGCCCTGGGCGTGACGATGATCATCGGCCTCAAGGCCGCCTGCGTCGACCTGCGCACCTCCGCCGACACCTTCTTTGACGACCAGAATCTCTTTGACGTGCGCGTCCAGTCCACGCTTGGCCTCACCGACGAGGACGTGGCCGCTCTCGCCTCCCTCAACGGAGTCGAGAATGTCGAGGGAGGCTGGTCGGAGAGCGTCTACACGACCGTGGGCTCGGGCTCCGAGAAGGTCGATGTCAAGGCGCTCTCTCCCACGGGGATGAACGCGCCGGTGGTGCTCGAGGGGCACCTGCCCACGCGCGACGACCAGATCGCGGTCACCCAGCGCTACCTGGACGAGTCCGGGCTCTCCCTGGGCGATACGCTCACCTTTCATGGAGACGGTGACGGCGAGGACGGCTCCACGGAGGTCTTCGAGCGCAAGGAGTACACGATCATCGCGACGGTGCTTGACCCCATGGACATCAACGCGGGCGAGGGCTCGATGTCGTTTCGCTCGAGCGGAGGCGCGCAGTACTCCTTCTTCGTCCTGCCCTCCTGCGTGACCTCAGATGCCGCAGACGCCTACACCGTGGCCTACCTCACCGTTGACGGTGCACGCGACCCCCTGTGCTACTCGGACGACTACACGGACGCCGTGGAGCCCGTGAAGCAGAGCATCGAGGACGCCCGAGAAGAGCGCGAGGCCGCGCGGGGCGCGGGCCTGCGCGCCGATGCCAACCAGGAGATTGACGAGCAGGAGGCCGACGCCCTCTCCCAGCTCTCTGATGCCGAGGACCAGATAGACGACGCGCAGGCCCAGCTGGACAGCGGACGCGCCCAGCTCGATCAGGGTCGCTCGGAGCTCTCCTCGCAGGAGGCGTCCGCCCATGCGCAGCTTGCGGACGCCCAGGCGCAGATCGACGCGAGCTATGCGCAGATAAACGCGGCGCAGGACCAGGTCGACGCCGGCCTGACGCAGCTGGCCTCCGGGCTCGGCTGCGACGTGGGCGGCATCCCCGCCGCGCTGGCCGCCCAGCATGACCAGCTCGTGGCGGGGAGGGCGAGCGCCGAGACGAGCGCGACGATGCTCTCGTCGCTCATGGGCGACGCCTGGCCGGCTGACGAGTGGGCGCGCCTCTCGTCTGTGACCAGTGAGGAGGAGGCCGAGGCTGCGGCGACGGCCTTCAGCTCGAAGCTCGACCCCTTCATCAATACAGCTACGACCTCGCTCGACGAACTCATCACCTACGTGAGCTCGCCGGAGTTCGGACAGGCCATGGACCAGGTGGGCAACGTCTACGACAACCTCCCGGACACGGTCAAACAGCGCCTCGACGGGCTTCTCGCCGACGTGCCCGAGGGAGTGCGTGCGAGCCTGCAGGGGATTCTGGGCATGTCGCAGGATCAGATGGTCGAGCGGCTCACCTCCGTGCGGACCCAGATGCAAAGCGCCTTCGAGCAGCTCAAGGCCCTTGCTCCCGGCATGGCGCAGATCGTGGCGGGCGAGCATCAGCTCTCTGAGGCCCAGGCCGGCTACCAGCGGCTCGTTGCAAGCCGGGCGCAGGTCACGGCCGCCCGCGCCGAAGTCGACGCCGGTGCGACCCAGCTCTCGTCCGAGCGTGCGAGCGCCCTCGCGCAGATCGCCGACGGCTGGGACCAACTGGACGCGAGCGCCTCCACGCTCGCCGAGGGCCAAGACGAGCTCGCCTCCTCGCGCGCTACCTTCGAGGGCGAGCGCGACGACGCCCTCGCGCAGATCGCCGACGCGCGCGACCAGGTGAGCGACATCCCCGACGCCGTCTGGTACGTCCAGGACCGCTCGAGCCTCGCGAGCTATGCGAGCGTGGACTCGGACGCCTCGTCCATCGAGACCATCGGCACCGTGATCCCCATCGTGTTCTTTGTGGTCGCCGTGCTCATCAGCCTCACCACGATGACGCGCATGGTCGAGGAGGAGCGCGAGCTCATCGGCCTGTACAAGGCGCTTGGGTACAGCAGGGGCCGCATCCTGTCCAAGTACGTGCTCTACGCCCTCGCGGCCTGTGCCGCGGGCGGTCTGGTGGGCAATGTCCTGGGCTTTGTGGCGCTCCCGGCCATCATCTTCACGATCTTCTCGACCATGTACGCGCTTCCGGGATTCTTGTATGGCTTCGACTTCGTCTACGCGCTGGGGTCGATTGCCGTCTTCGCGCTCGGGATCGTGGGCGCCACCGTGCTCACGTGCTCCCACGAGCTGCGCGAGTTGCCCGCCTCGCTCATGCGCCCCAAGGCCCCCAAGCAGGGCGCGCGCATCTTCCTCGAGCGCATCGGTCCCGTCTGGCGCCGGCTCAGCTTCCTGGGCAAGGTCACGGCGCGCAACATCTTCAGGTACAAGCGGCGCTTCCTCATGACAGTCCTGGGCATCGCGGGCTGCACGGCACTGCTCGTGACCGGCTTTGGCATTCGCGATACGGTGCTCTCGCTACCCGCGCGCCAGTACGGCTCCGGGGGCGTGATCGGCTACGACCTCATGGCCGTGACCTCCCCCGACGACCTTGACGCGGTAGCGGCGGACCTCTCCTCCGACGATGCCGTTCTGGACCTGCAGCGCGTCTACGTGGACCAGCTGACGGCGAGCTACGGGGGCACGCACGAGAGCGTCCAGCTCATCGTGGTGCCCGACGGCTCCTCGCTCGACGGCTACGTGCGGCTCGTTGACGACACGGGCGACGAGCTCGACCCGAGCGCGGGCACGGGAGCCGTCATCACCAAGAACGCCGAGCAGGTCATGGGCTTCTCGGCGGGAGACGAGCTTGAGCTCCAGGACTCCACGCTCGTGGAGGCGAGCACGCAGGTGGACGGCATCGCCCTCAACTACCTGGGCAACACCGTCTTCATGACGCAGAGTGCCTACGAGGTCGCCTTTGACGCGACCTGCGAGCCCAACGCCGTGCTCGCACGCCTCACGGGCTCGCCTGACGAGCAGGTGGCCTTTGCCGACCAGCTGTCCCAGGACGGACGGATGCTCTCGGTGGTCTCCACGCAGAAGCTCGTGTCCGACTTCTCCAGCGCCTTCACGCTCATCAACACGGTGGTCTACGTGATCATCGTCCTGGCGGCGGCCCTCTCGTTCACCGTGGTCTTCACGCTGTCCAACACCAACATCTCCGAGCGCGAGCGAGAGCTGGCCACCATCAAGATCCTGGGCTTCAAACGTCCGGAGGTGCACCGCTACATCAACAAGGAGACGCTGATCCTCACGGGGATGGGCGTGGTCTGCGGCCTGCCCCTGGGCTACGCGCTGGCGCGCAGCCTCACGTGGATCCTGCGCATGCCCTCGCTCTACTTTGACGTGGTGGTCGATCCCGCGACCTATGTGATCTCGGCGGCATTCGCCTGCGCGTTCACGCTCATCGTGAACGCGCTCACCAACCGCTCGCTCGACCGCGTGGACATGGTGGGGGCCCTCAAGAGCGCGGAATAG
- a CDS encoding manganese efflux pump MntP: MGFVELLLVAVGVSMDAFAVSVCKGLGMRAIDLRTTAVMALFFGGFQMIMPLAGWVLGSQFLWLIAPVDHWIAFGLLGCIGAKMIWEAAHEEADCGRADTSHVSLREILALSVATSIDALAVGISFAALAVDIVPAVVTIGLTTFVFSLAGVTVGHFFGARFERPANVVGGVVLILIGIKILLEHLGMLS; the protein is encoded by the coding sequence ATGGGATTCGTCGAGCTTCTGCTCGTGGCCGTAGGCGTCTCGATGGACGCCTTTGCCGTGTCCGTCTGCAAGGGGCTCGGCATGCGGGCGATCGACTTGCGGACGACTGCGGTGATGGCGCTGTTTTTTGGCGGGTTCCAGATGATCATGCCGCTTGCTGGCTGGGTTCTGGGCAGCCAGTTCCTGTGGCTGATAGCGCCCGTTGACCATTGGATTGCCTTTGGGCTTCTGGGCTGCATCGGTGCCAAGATGATCTGGGAGGCAGCGCACGAGGAGGCGGACTGCGGGCGCGCTGATACGAGCCACGTCAGCTTGCGTGAGATTCTGGCGCTTTCGGTTGCCACCTCTATCGATGCGCTTGCGGTGGGCATCTCGTTTGCTGCGCTCGCGGTGGACATCGTGCCTGCCGTGGTCACGATTGGGCTCACCACCTTTGTATTCTCGCTCGCAGGTGTGACGGTGGGCCACTTCTTTGGGGCTCGCTTCGAGCGCCCCGCAAACGTGGTGGGCGGCGTCGTGCTGATCTTGATTGGGATTAAGATCTTGCTGGAGCATCTGGGGATGCTGAGTTAA
- a CDS encoding amino acid ABC transporter ATP-binding protein has protein sequence MTSASASAPVVTLDRAQKSFGGVPVLRDISLSVASGEVVAIIGPSGGGKSTLLRCLTLLERLDAGDLSYGEVEVSRSGSYADKATLARARERFGLVFQNYNLFPHFSVLRNVMDAPVCVQKRGRAQAEADARALLDKMGLSGCEEKVPCQLSGGQQQRASIARALAMNPQVMFFDEPTSALDPELTAEVLRVIKNLAAEDMTMVIVTHEMSFAREVADRVVFMDGGVIVEEGLATQVIEHPREARTQAFLAQREG, from the coding sequence ATGACTAGCGCGTCCGCATCCGCACCCGTGGTCACGCTCGACCGCGCCCAGAAGAGCTTTGGCGGCGTGCCCGTCCTGCGCGACATCTCCCTCTCGGTGGCCTCAGGCGAGGTCGTGGCCATCATCGGCCCCTCCGGCGGCGGCAAGTCGACCCTCCTGCGCTGCCTCACCCTGCTCGAACGCCTCGACGCGGGGGATCTCTCCTACGGCGAGGTCGAGGTTTCCCGCAGCGGCTCCTACGCCGACAAGGCCACCCTCGCGCGGGCCCGCGAGCGCTTTGGCCTGGTGTTTCAGAACTACAACCTCTTCCCGCACTTCTCGGTGCTGCGCAATGTGATGGATGCCCCCGTGTGCGTGCAGAAGCGCGGCCGCGCCCAGGCCGAGGCCGACGCGCGGGCCCTCCTAGACAAGATGGGCCTCTCGGGCTGCGAGGAGAAGGTTCCCTGTCAGCTCTCCGGCGGCCAGCAGCAGCGGGCGAGCATCGCACGCGCCCTGGCCATGAATCCGCAGGTCATGTTCTTCGACGAGCCCACGAGCGCCCTGGACCCCGAGCTCACCGCCGAGGTCCTGCGCGTCATCAAGAACCTCGCCGCCGAGGACATGACCATGGTCATCGTGACGCACGAGATGAGCTTTGCGCGCGAGGTCGCCGACCGCGTCGTCTTCATGGACGGCGGCGTGATCGTGGAGGAGGGCCTCGCCACGCAGGTGATAGAGCACCCCCGAGAGGCGCGCACGCAGGCGTTTCTCGCCCAGCGCGAGGGGTAG
- a CDS encoding FAD-dependent oxidoreductase: protein MSEKKIVIIGGVAGGATAAARLRRLDERAHIVILERSGYVSYANCGLPYYVGGTITDRSKLTLQTPESFRARFNIDVHVHQEAVSIDRAQQVVHVRNLEDKSTYDEPYDELILSPGARAVVPPLPGVDSERLFTLRTVEDTFAIHDFIERAQAKRATVVGAGFIGLEMTENLCERGIDVTLVQRDPQAMLPIDADMAPFVHNELRRNGVELHLNATVTGFVEKDDALVTQLADGQKFAADLVILAIGVTPDSTLAKDAGLELGLRGSIRVDEHLRTSDSHIFAVGDAIEVRHVVTGRPALIALAGPANKQGRIAADNICGRKTTFTGSQGSSVLKLFDLTITSTGLNARQAAQVGIDFDAVVLSPASHATYYPGAGSMTLKVLFERSGERRGRIIGAQIVGTDGADKRIDVLATAIRAQMGASDLTELDLAYAPPYSSAKDPVNMAGYLIENILDGLVKQVSWGEATNLPEDAVLVDVRTPGEVARGGIEGSLRIPLDELRDRTGELPRDKTLYVHCQSGLRSYVACRMLSQLGFSCANVAGGYGFYAASALDRALAGNAAGPCGMVS from the coding sequence ATGAGCGAGAAGAAGATCGTCATCATCGGAGGCGTCGCGGGAGGCGCCACCGCAGCGGCGCGCCTACGCAGACTGGATGAGCGGGCCCACATCGTCATCCTCGAGCGCAGCGGATACGTCTCCTACGCCAACTGCGGCCTGCCCTACTACGTGGGTGGCACCATCACCGACCGCTCCAAGCTCACGCTTCAGACCCCCGAGAGCTTCCGGGCGCGCTTCAACATAGACGTGCATGTCCACCAGGAGGCCGTCTCCATCGACCGCGCCCAGCAGGTCGTGCACGTACGCAATCTCGAGGACAAGAGCACCTACGACGAGCCGTACGACGAGCTCATACTCTCCCCTGGCGCACGTGCCGTCGTACCTCCGCTGCCGGGCGTGGACTCCGAGCGCCTCTTCACGCTGAGGACCGTCGAGGACACCTTTGCCATTCATGACTTCATCGAGCGCGCGCAGGCTAAGCGCGCCACCGTGGTGGGTGCCGGCTTCATCGGCCTCGAGATGACCGAGAACCTGTGCGAGCGCGGAATCGACGTTACGCTCGTGCAGCGAGACCCCCAGGCCATGCTCCCAATCGACGCGGACATGGCGCCCTTCGTCCATAACGAGCTGCGTCGCAATGGCGTTGAGCTGCATCTCAACGCAACTGTGACCGGATTTGTGGAGAAGGACGACGCCCTTGTCACCCAACTCGCCGACGGCCAGAAGTTCGCTGCCGACCTCGTCATCCTAGCTATCGGCGTTACCCCGGACAGCACGCTCGCAAAGGATGCCGGCCTGGAGCTCGGGCTGCGCGGCTCCATCCGCGTGGACGAGCACCTAAGGACGAGCGATTCGCACATCTTTGCCGTGGGCGACGCCATCGAGGTGCGCCACGTGGTAACGGGCCGGCCGGCCCTTATCGCACTCGCCGGTCCCGCCAACAAGCAGGGGCGCATCGCGGCCGACAACATCTGCGGACGAAAGACCACGTTCACCGGCTCGCAGGGCTCCTCGGTGCTCAAGCTCTTCGACCTCACGATCACCTCGACCGGCCTCAACGCACGTCAGGCCGCCCAGGTCGGCATCGACTTCGACGCCGTGGTCCTCTCGCCGGCGAGCCACGCGACCTACTATCCCGGCGCCGGCTCGATGACCCTGAAGGTGCTGTTCGAGCGCTCCGGAGAACGACGCGGACGCATCATCGGCGCGCAGATTGTGGGGACCGACGGTGCCGACAAGCGTATCGACGTGCTCGCCACGGCCATTCGCGCCCAGATGGGCGCGAGCGACCTCACCGAGCTCGACCTCGCCTACGCGCCCCCCTACTCCTCGGCGAAGGACCCGGTCAACATGGCTGGCTACCTCATCGAGAACATCCTCGATGGCCTGGTCAAGCAGGTGAGCTGGGGCGAGGCGACTAACCTGCCAGAGGATGCCGTGCTCGTGGACGTACGCACGCCGGGCGAGGTCGCTCGCGGCGGCATCGAGGGATCGCTGCGAATCCCCTTGGACGAGCTGCGCGACCGCACGGGCGAGCTCCCGCGCGACAAGACCCTCTACGTGCACTGCCAGAGCGGACTGCGCAGCTACGTCGCCTGCCGCATGCTCTCGCAGCTGGGCTTCTCGTGCGCCAACGTCGCCGGCGGCTATGGTTTCTACGCGGCCAGCGCGCTTGACCGGGCCCTTGCCGGCAACGCCGCAGGTCCTTGTGGGATGGTTTCGTAA
- a CDS encoding transporter substrate-binding domain-containing protein yields MKKRRLASVLACLVAAVFAVVLIAGCGGSPSTSSSDASASSSTSDDKSAAATEKLVVGFDSSYPPYGYVGDDGAYTGFDLELAQEVASRNGWEVQLEPIDWDAKDTLIDSGAINCLWNGFTVEGREGKYTFSEPYMLNAQVIVTRADSGISSFDDLAGKTVITQVDSAAYDVLTGDQANLAASFASLETIGDYNTAFMQLESGAVDAVACDLSIASYQISAKPDAYTQLDEQLSSEHYAVGFKTGDTATADKVSETLKQMDEDGFVQALCEKYADQGISYENWCLE; encoded by the coding sequence ATGAAGAAGCGCCGCCTCGCCTCCGTCCTCGCCTGTCTTGTGGCCGCGGTCTTCGCCGTCGTCCTTATCGCCGGGTGCGGCGGATCCCCCTCCACCAGCAGCAGCGATGCCTCTGCCAGCTCCTCAACCTCCGACGACAAGAGCGCCGCTGCCACGGAGAAGCTCGTCGTGGGCTTCGACTCCTCCTACCCGCCCTACGGCTACGTGGGCGACGACGGTGCGTACACGGGCTTTGACCTCGAGCTCGCCCAGGAAGTCGCCAGCCGCAACGGCTGGGAGGTCCAGCTCGAGCCCATCGACTGGGACGCCAAGGACACCCTCATCGACTCCGGCGCCATCAACTGCCTCTGGAACGGCTTCACCGTCGAGGGCCGCGAGGGCAAGTACACCTTCTCCGAGCCGTACATGCTCAACGCCCAGGTCATCGTGACCCGCGCCGACTCCGGCATCTCCTCGTTCGACGACCTCGCCGGCAAGACCGTGATCACGCAGGTCGACTCGGCCGCCTACGACGTGCTCACCGGCGACCAGGCCAACCTCGCCGCCAGCTTTGCCAGCCTCGAGACCATCGGCGACTACAACACCGCCTTCATGCAGCTCGAGTCCGGAGCCGTGGATGCCGTGGCCTGCGACCTCTCCATCGCCTCCTATCAGATCTCCGCCAAGCCCGATGCCTACACCCAGCTCGACGAGCAGCTCTCGAGCGAGCACTACGCGGTGGGCTTCAAGACCGGCGACACCGCCACGGCGGACAAGGTCAGCGAGACCCTGAAGCAAATGGACGAGGACGGCTTTGTCCAGGCACTCTGCGAGAAGTACGCCGACCAAGGTATCTCCTATGAGAACTGGTGCCTCGAGTAG